A region from the Canis lupus dingo isolate Sandy chromosome X, ASM325472v2, whole genome shotgun sequence genome encodes:
- the ARMCX4 gene encoding armadillo repeat-containing X-linked protein 4 isoform X1, whose amino-acid sequence MGRIQEVGWVTAGLVFWAGTCYYIYRLTKGRAQSVRRLGRNGSRVKMEAVAGVQNQTLATSEAMVGMKTETSPKAKTGAKTEAGGRAGAEVEITTTVKARPKAISQAKTMAEAEAETQSEAKAVVRTVDMTEAMALAEDQVKAGDVAMKEAVTQTDSEAGRVVKKEAVTQTKDKAWAPVARAETKKEVKTQTKVEACILAEKETNRVMVTQSEALGLIREVAKMGAINKTGIVAETKERALAGTVSVVKSQSEARPDNIVDAKGNPNTVSRAEVGVDMRSCAPSQAVTKIQVTNMLGSGVEVKGNHKTGSWAESRADTRVSVQPQIIAKTEAEAMLGAKVDSGCNTNAMCKAGAGADMRISTQPQTVAKKQAEAVFGARVDDKGNTNVTSKAMTGANMRATAQTQAIASAQAKAMPDARVKGRGNCNAMSITGARANLKANSQAEALPDARIKTRDNANAMSKMGAGTDVELCTQPQTLATVQVDALPDGGIKAKGSANTMSKEGPGTDTKAQSQAATKSQVETLPGTRGKARRKAKSKCKAGVGIEMKMCVQPQVGTKTQDDALPDSRVDGKSDPSAISRSGAKAEPKTCGQPQTMANSQGEALPGVKNKVRSNPNAMSKSGTGPDAMGSAQLHAVTNFQVEASPNTKKNVRGSPNAMSKIGTGPDSVCSAQPKTDTTGFAQPQTEASFQDEALSGTKNKVKDNSSVLSKTGVGPDTVGSVQLQVMANVQGEVLSDTKNKVKDNPNAVSKAGTGPDAMYSVQSETDTTSSAQPQAVANSQGEALPGTKKKVRGKSNAVSKAGAGPGTVNSAQLQAVANSQGEVVSGTKNKARGNPSAVSKAEARADSMGSAQPQTDTTDSAQSLAVANSQGKALPRIKNKVKGRSNAVSKTGDRPDTVGSAQLQAVANSQGEALPGMKNKVSSNSNAVSTVEARTDTISFAQLQVESNSQGEALPGTKSKVRCNLSTVSKADTGPDTVGSAQPHTVTNCQGEALSGIKSKVRGNSNVISKAEARGDITGSACPKALATFQGEVLSCTKNVRGNPSTVSKAEIRTDTMGSAQPQTDTTGSVQPLAVANSQHEVLADTKSKVKGNPSDVSKAGIGPDTVDSAQPQAVANSQGEALPGVKNKVRGNSNAMSKVEARANTTSFAQAQAVSDSQGETLPGARNKVQGNASAVSKAGTGPDIMCSTQPQTDITGTAQPQAMSNSQGEVLLGARNKVRDNLNAVFKVGAGQDIVGSFSPQAVAVSQSEALLGARSKIRGNANAESKVEAGAHMTASGQPQSVAHSQSKIMSEKKDKAVPKSEAEATGDEAYAKPKAETMATPESGGGTGTQACRKTRPRVHDYYWSEIGIEDWIASERWIKFRFQARDGYWENSMSWADDENEASIESWSGAGDKSDMRSWAGAKAVNEVGFPSWAAAGNQACGGLLFGSQATEESWDRSKASGGSLLEAEDMAIGGSWASTGNETIGEPWAGGQASGVSWTGEHTIGGSWTGVEEQASVRSQDGAGIQANGGSWAEARAGSVASIGYWPGDMDQASAGYWVGTGDLYGESKPRFEDQASENVSWAGADGQSRGGSRLGPEDQSGKKSWSDTADQVTGGSRLGPVDQSGVGSWARAGEQASGGVWVGTMEQSSRGSWAGTGDQSGGESKPRFEDLANVEASLARAGGQAGGGPMLGPEDQSSGRSWADSRDQANGGIWAVPGDQADGGTKPRFEEQASGRGSWTDNEGQAGGGPKLGPKDQSIGDSHPGNRDQASEECRLGPEDQSNGWFCACSESQANARGSGGQAVGGSRLGHMNPSGGGSWADSGSQVSGSSWAGAGDQASSCPKPGIEDQAGGGEFWSGAEDQAVGGSNPGPANQSSGGSWSGTGSQASGRSWARAGDQADSCSKSGFQDAASGEGSQAGTGGQASGKTWAGSKTGNEASRGSRLGPENQASGGPWARTGDHQASVRPQISADMEVNERSWFGTGSETSTESWFRRGEEAGIVSKPGGKNEPSIESRSGTEEKAIISSRFGAENKVNIGSWIRSEEAACMDSCVGAGAEAGAGTEVRKESWLWDGDAATTGSRLGAEEEPCIGSWTVDEDVDEDELSRASSPDIEEISLRSLFWAESEKSNEYRSKRERNVSFECGAGDKVSTKNKLEAPTTGGVDERSWFWNGNENRSEGKSAPKTKAKKSAESRGTYPSMVPGAGMGSWAGAMIWTEMKFPHPGEPCFPPEDELRKQMRCEEKTQPCTCRCKREANMDPRELEKLICMIEMTEDPSIHEIANNALYNSPEYPFSHEVIRNAGRISIIESLLNNPYPSVRQKALNALNNISVAAENHRKVKTYLNQVCEDTVTYPLNSNVQLAGLRLIKHLTIISEYQHMVTNYISEFLRLLTVGSGETKDHILGMLLNFSKNPSMTKDLLIANAPTSLINIFNKKETKENILNALSLFENINYHFKRRAKVFTQDKFSKNSLYFIFQRPKACAKKLRVLAAEYSDPEVKERVELLLSKL is encoded by the coding sequence ATGGGTCGCATTCAGGAAGTGGGCTGGGTGACTGCAGGACTGGTTTTCTGGGCTGGCACCTGCTACTACATTTACAGATTAACCAAAGGAAGAGCCCAGAGTGTGAGGAGACTTGGCAGAAATGGGTCCAGAGTCAAGATGGAGGCTGTGGCTGGGGTGCAGAACCAGACCTTGGCCACGAGTGAAGCCATGGTTGGGATGAAGACTGAGACTAGCCCCAAGGCCAAGACTGGAGCAAAAACTGAAGCAGGAGGTAGGGCTGGGGCTGAAGTAGAGATTACCACCACTGTTAAAGCCAGACCCAAAGCCATCTCTCAGGCCAAGACAATggctgaggcagaggcagagacccaatcTGAGGCCAAAGCAGTGGTCAGAACAGTGGACATGACAGAGGCAATGGCTCTGGCTGAGGACCAGGTCAAAGCCGGGGATGTGGCTATGAAAGAGGCCGTAACCCAAACTGACTCTGAGGCTGGGAGAGTAGTCAAGAAAGAGGCTGTGACCCAGACCAAGGATAAAGCTTGGGCACCAGTTGCCAGGGCAGAGaccaagaaagaagtaaagaCCCAGACCAAAGTGGAGGCTTGTATACTGGCTGAAAAAGAGACGAACAGAGTAATGGTGACACAGAGTGAGGCCTTAGGATTGATCAGGGAAGTAGCCAAGATGGGTGCCATAAATAAGACTGGAATTGTGGCTGAGACCAAGGAAAGAGCCCTGGCAGGGACTGTGAGTGTGGTCAAGTCTCAGTCTGAAGCCAGGCCTGATAACATAGTTGATGCTAAAGGAAATCCTAATACCGTGTCCAGGGCAGAAGTTGGAGTGGACATGAGGTCCTGTGCACCATCTCAGGCTGTGACCAAGATCCAAGTCACCAACATGCTTGGTTCTGGGGTTGAGGTCAAGGGGAATCACAAAACCGGGTCTTGGGCAGAGTCTAGGGCAGACACAAGGGTTTCAGTCCAGCCTCAGATTATAGCTAAGACTGAGGCTGAGGCTATGCTTGGGGCAAAGGTTGATTCTGGGTGTAATACTAATGCCATGTGtaaggcaggggcaggagcagataTGAGAATTTCTACACAACCTCAGACTGTGGCCAAGAAACAGGCTGAGGCAGTGTTTGGTGCCAGGGTTGATGACAAGGGGAATACCAATGTCACATCTAAGGCAATGACTGGGGCTAACATGAGGGCTACTGCTCAAACTCAAGCTATAGCCAGTGCTCAGGCTAAGGCTATGCCTGATGCCAGGGTTAAAGGTAGAGGCAATTGCAATGCTATGTCGATAACAGGGGCCAGGGCAAACTTGAAGGCCAATTCCCAGGCTGAGGCCTTGCCTGATGCCAGGATTAAGACCAGAGACAATGCCAATGCCATGTCTAAGATGGGGGCTGGGACAGATGTTGAGCTCTGTACACAGCCTCAGACTCTGGCCACCGTCCAAGTTGATGCATTACCTGATGGCGGGATTAAGGCTAAAGGTAGTGCCAATACCATGTCTAAGGAAGGGCCTGGAACAGACACAAAGGCACAGTCTCAGGCTGCCACCAAGAGCCAGGTTGAGACCTTACCTGGTACTAGAGGTAAGGCTAGGAGAAAAGCCAAAAGCAAGTGTAAAGCAGGAGTTGggatagaaatgaaaatgtgtgtgCAACCTCAGGTTGGGACCAAGACCCAAGATGATGCTTTACCTGATTCCAGGGTTGATGGCAAGAGTGATCCTAGTGCCATTTCTAGGTCAGGGGCTAAGGCAGAACCAAAGACCTGTGGTCAGCCTCAGACTATGGCCAATTCCCAGGGTGAGGCCTTGCCTGGTGTCAAGAATAAGGTCAGGAGCAATCCTAATGCTATGTCTAAGTCAGGAACTGGGCCAGATGCAATGGGCTCTGCCCAGCTCCATGCTGTGACCAATTTCCAGGTTGAAGCCTCACCTAATACTAAGAAAAATGTCAGGGGCAGTCCCAATGCTATGTCTAAGATAGGGACTGGGCCAGATTCAGTATGTTCTGCCCAGCCTAAAACCGATACAACAGGCTTTGCTCAGCCCCAGACTGAGGCCAGTTTCCAGGATGAAGCCTTGTCGGGTACTAAGAATAAGGTCAAGGACAATTCTAGTGTTTTGTCAAAGACAGGGGTTGGGCCAGATACAGTGGGCTCTGTCCAGCTCCAGGTTATGGCCAATGTCCAGGGTGAAGTCTTATCTGATACTAAGAATAAGGTCAAGGACAATCCCAATGCTGTGTCTAAGGCAGGGACTGGGCCAGATGCTATGTATTCTGTCCAGAGTGAAACAGATACAACAAGCTCTGCTCAGCCCCAGGCTGTGGCCAATTCCCAAGGTGAAGCCTTGCCTGGTACTAAGAAGAAGGTCAGGGGCAAGTCCAATGCTGTGTCTAAGGCAGGGGCTGGGCCAGGTACAGTGAACTCTGCCCAGCTCCAGGCTGTGGCAAATTCCCAGGGTGAAGTTGTGTCTGGTACTAAGAATAAGGCCAGGGGCAATCCCAGTGCTGTGTCTaaggcagaggccagggcagaTTCAATGGGCTCTGCCCAGCCTCAAACAGATACAACAGACTCTGCCCAGTCCCTGGCCGTGGCCAATTCCCAGGGTAAAGCCTTGCCTAGAATCAAGAATAAGGTTAAGGGCAGGTCCAATGCTGTATCTAAGACAGGGGATAGGCCAGATACAGTGGGTTCTGCCCAGCTCCAGGCTGTGGCCAATTCCCAGGGTGAGGCCTTGCCTGGTATGAAGAATAAGGTCAGCAGCAATTCCAATGCTGTGTCTACAGTAGAGGCCAGGACAGATACAATAAGCTTTGCCCAGCTTCAGGTTGAGTCTAATTCCCAGGGTGAAGCCTTGCCTGGTACCAAGAGTAAGGTCCGATGCAATCTTAGTACTGTGTCTAAAGCAGATACTGGGCCAGATACAGTGGGCTCTGCCCAGCCACACACTGTGACCAATTGCCAGGGTGAAGCCTTGTCTGGTATTAAGAGTAAGGTCAGGGGTAATTCCAATGTCATATCTaaggcagaggccaggggagATATAACAGGCTCTGCCTGTCCCAAGGCTTTGGCCACTTTCCAGGGTGAAGTTTTGTCTTGTACTAAGAATGTCAGGGGCAATCCCAGTACTGTGTCAAAGGCAGAGATTCGGACAGATACAATGGGCTCTGCCCAGCCTCAAACAGATACAACAGGCTCTGTGCAACCCCTGGCTGTGGCTAATTCCCAGCATGAAGTCCTAGCTGATACTAAGAGCAAGGTCAAGGGCAACCCCAGCGATGTGTCTAAAGCAGGGATTGGGCCAGATACAGTGGACTCTGCCCAGCCCCAGGCTGTGGCCAATTCCCAGGGTGAAGCCTTGCCTGGTGTCAAGAATAAGGTCAGAGGCAATTCCAATGCTATGTCTAAGGTAGAGGCCAGAGCAAATACAACAAGCTTTGCCCAGGCTCAGGCTGTGTCTGATTCTCAAGGTGAAACCTTGCCTGGTGCCAGGAATAAGGTCCAGGGTAATGCCAGTGCTGTGTCTAAGGCAGGCACTGGGCCAGATATAATGTGTTCCACTCAGCCTCAAACAGATATAACAGGCACTGCCCAACCCCAAGCCATGTCTAATTCCCAAGGTGAAGTCTTGCTTGGTGCCAGAAATAAGGTCAGGGACAATCTCAATGCAGTATTTAAGGTGGGGGCTGGGCAAGATATAGTAGGCTCTTTTTCACCCCAGGCTGTGGCCGTTTCTCAGAGTGAGGCCCTCCTTGGTGCCAGAAGTAAGATTAGGGGAAATGCCAATGCTGAGTCTAAGGTAGAGGCTGGGGCACATATGACAGCCTCTGGCCAGCCTCAATCTGTGGCCCATTCCCAGAGTAAGATCATGTCTGAGAAAAAGGACAAGGCTGTCCCCAAGTCTGAAGCAGAAGCCACAGGAGATGAGGCCTATGCAAAGCCCAAGGCTGAGACCATGGCCACTCCTGAGAGTGGGGGTGGGACAGGCACTCAGGCCTGCAGAAAGACTCGGCCTAGGGTTCATGACTATTACTGGAGTGAGATTGGTATTGAGGATTGGATTGCTTCTGAGCGATGGATCAAATTTAGGTTTCAGGCCAGGGATGGATATTGGGAGAATAGCATGTCCTGGGCTGATGATGAGAATGAAGCCAGTATTGAGTCCTGGAGTGGGGCTGGTGATAAGTCTGATATGAGGTCCTGGGCTGGGGCTAAGGCTGTGAATGAAGTTGGTTTTCCATCCTGGGCTGCAGCTGGGAACCAGGCCTGTGGGGGGCTTTTGTTTGGGAGTCAGGCCACTGAAGAGTCCTGGGATAGGAGCAAGGCCAGTGGGGGTTCTTTGTTAGAGGCTGAGGACATGGCCATTGGAGGGTCTTGGGCTAGCACTGGGAACGAGACTATTGgggagccctgggctggaggtcAGGCCAGTGGGGTGTCATGGACTGGGGAACATACCATTGGAGGGTCCTGGACTGGAGTTGAGGAACAGGCCAGTGTAAGGTCTCAGGATGGGGCTGGAATTCAGGCTAATGGAGGGTCCTGGGCTGAAGCTAGAGCTGGGAGTGTGGCTAGTATTGGGTACTGGCCTGGAGATATGGACCAGGCTAGTGCAGGGTACTGGGTTGGGACTGGTGATCTGTATGGTGAATCCAAGCCTAGATTTGAGGATCAGGCCAGTGAAAATGTGTCCTGGGCTGGGGCTGATGGCCAGTCCAGAGGAGGGTCTAGGCTGGGGCCTGAGGACCAGTCTGGTAAAAAGTCCTGGTCTGACACTGCAGACCAAGTCACTGGAGGTTCCAGGCTGGGGCCTGTGGACCAGTCTGGTGTTGGGTCCTGGGCTAGGGCTGGGGAACAGGCCAGTGGAGGAGTCTGGGTTGGGACTATGGAACAGTCCAGTAGGGGGTCCTGGGCTGGGACTGGCGATCAGTCTGGTGGTGAGTCCAAGCCTAGATTTGAGGATCTGGCAAATGTAGAAGCATCTTTGGCTAGGGCTGGTGGCCAGGCTGGTGGAGGGCCTATGTTGGGGCCTGAGGACCAGTCCAGTGGAAGATCCTGGGCTGACTCTAGGGACCAAGCCAATGGAGGGATCTGGGCTGTACCTGGGGATCAGGCTGATGGTGGGACAAAGCCTAGATTTGAAGAGCAGGCAAGTGGAAGAGGGTCTTGGACTGATAATGAGGGACAGGCTGGTGGAGGGCCTAAGCTAGGTCCCAAGGACCAGTCCATTGGAGATTCCCATCCTGGCAATAGGGACCAGGCCAGTGAAGAATGTAGGCTAGGGCCTGAGGATCAGTCCAATGGATGGTTCTGTGCTTGCAGTGAGAGTCAGGCCAATGCAAGAGGATCTGGTGGCCAGGCTGTTGGAGGATCTAGACTAGGGCACATGAACCCATCTGGTGGTGGGTCCTGGGCTGATAGTGGGAGTCAGGTCAGTGGAAGTTCTTGGGCTGGGGCTGGAGATCAGGCTAGTAGCTGTCCCAAACCTGGAATTGAGGATCAAGCCGGTGGTGGAGAGTTCTGGTCTGGTGCTGAGGACCAGGCTGTTGGAGGGTCTAATCCAGGGCCTGCAAACCAGTCTAGTGGTGGGTCCTGGTCTGGCACTGGGAGTCAGGCCAGTGGAAGGTCCTGGGCTAGGGCTGGGGATCAGGCTGATAGCTGTTCCAAATCTGGATTTCAAGACGCAGCCAGTGGAGAAGGCTCCCAGGCTGGCACTGGGGGTCAGGCTAGTGGAAAAACTTGGGCTGGGTCTAAGACTGGTAACGAGGCCAGTAGAGGGTCTAGGCTGGGGCCTGAGAACCAGGCAAGTGGAGGGCCCTGGGCTAGGACTGGTGACCACCAGGCCAGTGTAAGACCCCAGATCAGTGCTGACATGGAGGTCAATGAAAGATCCTGGTTTGGAACTGGGAGTGAGACTAGTACAGAGTCCTGGttcaggagaggggaagaggctgGGATTGTGTCCAAACCTGGAGGTAAAAATGAGCCCAGTATTGAATCCAGATCAGGGACTGAAGAAAAGGCCATCATTAGTTCCAGATTTGGGGCTGAGAATAAGGTCAATATTGGGTCCTGGATCAGATCTGAAGAGGCGGCCTGTATGGATTCCTGtgtgggggctggggctgaggctggggctgggacagAGGTCAGGAAGGAGTCTTGGCTCTGGGATGGAGATGCAGCCACTACAGGGTCTAGGCTTGGGGCTGAGGAAGAGCCTTGCATAGGGTCCTGGACTGTGGATGAGGATGTAGATGAGGATGAGCTAAGTAGAGCATCCAGCCCTGATATTGAGGAAATCAGTTTAAGGTCCTTGTTTTGGGCTGAGAGTGAGAAGAGTAATGAGTACAGATCCAAGAGGGAGAGGAATGTCAGTTTTGAGTGTGGAGCTGGAGATAAGGTCAGCACCAAGAATAAGCTTGAGGCACCAACTACTGGTGGAGTTGATGAAAGGTCTTGGTTCTGGAATGGTAATGAAAATAGAAGTGAGGGCAAATCTGCACCTAAGACTAAAGCCAAAAAGTCAGCCGAGTCAAGAGGCACATACCCATCCATGGTCCCTGGGGCGGGAATGGGGTCATGGGCAGGAGCCATGATCTGGACAGAAATGAAATTTCCACACCCAGGTGAGCCCTGCTTCCCACCTGAAGATGAGCTCAGAAAGCAGATGAGGTGTGAGGAGAAAACTCAGCCCTGTACCTGTCGCTGTAAACGTGAAGCTAATATGGATCCACGAGAGCTTGAAAAACTCATTTGCATGATTGAGATGACTGAAGATCCTTCTATTCATGAAATAGCCAATAATGCACTTTATAACAGTCCCGAATATCCATTTTCCCATGAAGTTATTCGTAATGCAGGTAGAATCTCAATTATTGAAAGCTTGCTCAATAATCCCTATCCCAGTGTTAGGCAGAAGGCTTTAAATGCACTGAATAACATCTCAGTGGCTGCAGAAAATCATAGGAAGGTAAAGACATACTTAAACCAAGTATGTGAAGACACGGTCACCTATCCCTTGAATTCAAATGTACAGCTAGCTGGACTAAGACTGATAAAACATTTGACTATTATTAGTGAGTATCAGCATATGGTTACaaattatatttcagaatttcttcGTTTGTTAACTGTGGGAAGTGGAGAAACTAAAGACCATATTTTGGGAATGCTTTTGAATTTCTCTAAAAATCCATCCATGACAAAAGATTTGCTCATTGCCAATGCACCCACATCACTGATTAATATCTTTAacaagaaagagacaaaagagaaTATTCTTAATGCTCTTTcactatttgaaaatataaattaccactttaaaagaagagcaaaagtaTTTACCCAGGACAAGTTCAGTAAAAATTCCCTTTATTTCATATTCCAAAGACCTAAAGCATGTGCCAAGAAACTTCGAGTCCTAGCAGCAGAATACAGTGACCCTGAGGTGAAAGAAAGAGTTGAGCTATTATTAAGTAAACTCTGA